One segment of Paenibacillus sp. FSL R7-0337 DNA contains the following:
- the tig gene encoding trigger factor translates to MKATWEKIEKNLGVLEVEVEAERVAAALDKAFNKVVKKANVPGFRKGKVPRPIFESRFGVESLYQDAIDILLPEAYGEAVEQTDIFPVDRPEVDIEQFAKGQPFIFKAKITVKPEVKLGEYKGLEVPVQKAEVTDEELNAELKRLQERHAELVVIEEGAAANGDITVIDFDGSVDGVPFEGGQAERHSLELGSNSFIPGFEEQVVGMSTGDFKDVEVTFPETYHAAELAGKAAVFKVKLHEIKRKQLPELDDEFAKDVSEFDTLEEYKADLKAQLESRKQEELKSVRESAVVDAAAANAEVEIPEAMIASEVENMVRDFDTRLRQQGMNMDMFLSFSGQTREDLQGQMKGDAEKRVRNNLVLEVIAKEEKIEVSEEEVTQELATMAEAYKRSPEEIRSILAANGSLSSLNDEISLRKTIEFLVSNSVEVEAPAAPAEEAAAEEAKAE, encoded by the coding sequence ATGAAAGCAACTTGGGAAAAAATAGAGAAGAACCTCGGAGTTCTTGAAGTCGAAGTTGAAGCGGAACGCGTAGCTGCAGCACTCGACAAAGCCTTTAATAAAGTGGTAAAGAAAGCAAACGTACCTGGATTCCGTAAAGGTAAAGTGCCACGGCCGATTTTTGAATCCCGTTTCGGTGTTGAAAGCCTGTATCAGGATGCTATCGACATTCTTCTTCCTGAAGCTTACGGCGAAGCCGTTGAACAGACTGACATCTTCCCTGTAGACCGTCCTGAAGTGGACATCGAGCAATTCGCTAAGGGCCAGCCGTTCATCTTCAAAGCGAAGATCACAGTTAAGCCTGAAGTGAAGCTGGGCGAGTACAAAGGTCTGGAAGTACCAGTACAGAAGGCAGAAGTAACTGACGAAGAGCTGAATGCTGAACTGAAGCGTCTGCAAGAGCGTCACGCTGAGCTTGTTGTTATCGAAGAAGGAGCAGCAGCGAATGGCGACATCACTGTAATTGATTTTGACGGTTCGGTTGACGGCGTTCCTTTCGAAGGCGGACAGGCTGAGCGTCATTCCCTGGAGCTGGGCAGCAATTCCTTCATTCCAGGATTCGAAGAGCAGGTAGTGGGCATGTCCACTGGAGACTTCAAGGATGTTGAAGTAACCTTCCCTGAGACTTATCACGCTGCTGAACTGGCAGGCAAAGCAGCTGTATTCAAAGTGAAGCTGCACGAAATCAAGCGCAAACAGCTTCCTGAGCTGGATGATGAATTCGCCAAGGATGTTAGTGAATTCGACACACTGGAAGAATACAAGGCAGACCTGAAGGCACAGCTCGAATCCCGCAAGCAGGAAGAGCTGAAGAGCGTTCGTGAATCCGCAGTAGTTGACGCAGCAGCAGCAAATGCTGAAGTTGAAATTCCTGAGGCTATGATCGCCAGCGAAGTGGAGAACATGGTTCGTGACTTCGATACCCGTCTTCGCCAGCAGGGCATGAACATGGACATGTTCCTTAGCTTCTCCGGCCAGACCCGTGAAGACCTGCAAGGACAAATGAAGGGCGATGCTGAGAAGCGCGTTCGTAACAACCTTGTTCTGGAAGTTATTGCTAAGGAAGAGAAGATCGAAGTGTCGGAAGAAGAAGTTACGCAAGAGCTGGCTACTATGGCTGAAGCTTACAAGCGTTCTCCTGAAGAAATCCGCAGCATTCTGGCAGCCAATGGTTCCCTGAGCAGCCTGAACGATGAGATCTCCCTGCGCAAGACAATCGAGTTCCTCGTTAGCAACAGCGTGGAAGTTGAAGCTCCGGCAGCACCTGCAGAAGAAGCGGCAGCAGAAGAAGCAAAGGCTGAGTAA
- a CDS encoding ABC transporter permease, protein MRIRAITLRILQQFIHDRRTMALMFIAPLLVLSLMSLVFGSDAYEPRIGFSGDAAVFSSALEAQQAEVTSYADEASGQDALKAGDIDALLTMKGDTPAVVLEGSNPAANRAVIMALQEAAQSLQPQAPGGGQLQPQISYLYGAEDMKTIDRFGPIMIGVFVFFFVFLIAGVSFLRERTTGTLERLLSTPLKRWEIVTGYVCGFGIFTVFQALLISWFSIQVLGIMMTGSFGYVLLMTLLLSMSALTLGTLLSAFAANELQMIQFIPLVIVPQIFLSGLFPLDTLPLWLQRIGLATPMYYGSQALMDIMVRGRGWSDIAGDVFMLIGFSLLFMLLNVLALRKHRRM, encoded by the coding sequence ATGAGAATCCGGGCCATTACCCTGAGAATTCTGCAGCAGTTCATCCATGACCGGAGAACTATGGCGCTGATGTTCATCGCTCCTCTGCTGGTGCTTAGCCTGATGAGCCTGGTGTTCGGCAGCGATGCTTATGAGCCTAGAATTGGCTTTTCGGGGGATGCGGCAGTGTTCAGTTCAGCGCTGGAAGCCCAGCAGGCTGAGGTTACCAGCTATGCTGATGAAGCATCCGGGCAGGACGCCCTGAAGGCGGGAGACATTGATGCTCTCCTTACAATGAAAGGAGACACTCCTGCTGTTGTCCTTGAAGGCAGCAACCCGGCGGCTAACCGCGCTGTGATCATGGCGCTCCAGGAAGCTGCTCAGAGCCTACAGCCACAAGCGCCGGGCGGCGGGCAGCTCCAGCCGCAGATCAGCTATCTCTACGGCGCGGAGGATATGAAGACGATCGATCGCTTCGGCCCGATTATGATCGGGGTGTTTGTGTTCTTCTTTGTCTTCCTGATTGCCGGTGTCTCCTTCCTGCGCGAACGGACCACGGGCACGCTGGAGCGTCTGCTCTCCACCCCGCTGAAGCGCTGGGAGATCGTCACCGGATATGTCTGCGGCTTCGGCATCTTCACCGTCTTTCAGGCCCTGCTGATCTCCTGGTTCTCGATCCAGGTGCTGGGGATTATGATGACAGGCAGCTTCGGCTACGTGCTGCTGATGACACTGCTGCTGTCGATGTCGGCGCTGACCCTCGGCACCCTGCTCTCGGCGTTCGCTGCCAATGAACTGCAGATGATCCAGTTCATCCCCCTCGTCATTGTGCCGCAGATCTTCCTGAGCGGATTATTTCCGCTGGATACCCTTCCCCTCTGGCTCCAGCGCATTGGACTCGCCACTCCGATGTACTACGGTTCACAGGCACTGATGGATATCATGGTACGCGGCAGAGGCTGGAGCGATATCGCCGGGGATGTGTTCATGCTGATCGGCTTCTCCCTGCTGTTCATGCTGCTGAATGTGTTGGCTCTGCGCAAGCACCGCAGAATGTGA
- a CDS encoding TetR/AcrR family transcriptional regulator, whose amino-acid sequence MENNPAADQEQLEQDQWVQELLDLSEKEQVTPKQLSILRAAIDVFAEKGFSAAATSEIAQKAGVAEGTIFRYYRTKKDLLLAITVPTMSRMIAPFVLRNFSGVLDVPFGSYEDFLKAFIVNRLEFVRRNLKIVKILIQEIPFQPALKEQLTENIFEQVLARVTAITEHFKVQGEVIDAPTPAIIRFTISAIVGYLLVRLVLMPEQDWNDEAEIEQTISFILHGIGGNG is encoded by the coding sequence ATGGAGAATAACCCTGCTGCTGATCAGGAGCAGCTGGAGCAAGACCAGTGGGTTCAGGAGCTGCTGGATCTCAGCGAGAAGGAGCAGGTCACACCTAAGCAGCTGTCCATTCTGCGGGCGGCGATTGATGTTTTTGCAGAGAAGGGATTCTCGGCGGCCGCCACCAGTGAGATCGCCCAGAAGGCGGGCGTGGCCGAAGGCACGATCTTCCGTTATTACCGGACCAAAAAAGATCTGCTGCTCGCCATCACGGTCCCCACCATGAGCCGGATGATCGCCCCATTCGTGCTGCGCAACTTCAGCGGTGTGCTGGATGTGCCGTTCGGGAGCTATGAGGATTTCCTTAAGGCCTTCATCGTGAACCGGCTGGAGTTCGTCCGCAGGAATCTGAAAATCGTCAAAATTCTCATCCAGGAGATCCCCTTCCAGCCTGCGCTGAAGGAGCAGCTGACCGAGAATATCTTCGAGCAGGTCCTGGCCCGTGTAACTGCAATTACCGAGCATTTCAAGGTGCAAGGTGAAGTGATTGACGCGCCTACTCCTGCGATTATACGCTTCACGATCTCGGCGATTGTCGGCTATCTGCTAGTACGGCTGGTGCTGATGCCGGAGCAGGATTGGAACGATGAGGCAGAGATTGAACAGACTATAAGCTTCATTCTGCACGGGATCGGCGGGAATGGATAA
- a CDS encoding stalk domain-containing protein yields MKNSKWIGAALASALLVTGGAVSVLATSSQVSAAAVKTAAAVEGSMSWNINGTPVTLSTINSGGYKLYSLSQIAAELGAGLVHGSSGIQLNDSKGLHSVQLQAGVKSYQVDGETLEFTVAPVVRNSKTYVELTKLVTALGGELEADAHTILSFARPAGSFDTLHWSADGGLIANQSDAESTLLYKFTQTPGNYDLFSSSESAVDFAVSADQQWGAFSDETGQLKLINLSTGLISPLGKDTSVKTDIVWSSDGKTLYFVQGDKQEKLAQISVETGEVKALLEDKVENKSELRISADGKSAVYIVNITGTAKNDADSTEDSLTVDFSKAGEQLYKLDLTTKGAKPAALTTTPDNKLYPEILANGSVSYLSADADGNAANTLKLITADGKSTDIALGAEVNWSTGVSTGLVVSGTTTDGSTVIYSIAGSAAPVELYRTAEDVSEVAVSADGSKLGIISDGKVLVIQNGKALQLSGSPEVAN; encoded by the coding sequence TTGAAGAATAGTAAATGGATCGGCGCGGCTCTGGCTTCTGCACTTCTCGTAACAGGGGGAGCTGTTAGTGTTCTGGCGACAAGCAGCCAAGTAAGTGCCGCAGCTGTCAAGACAGCAGCAGCCGTAGAGGGCAGCATGTCCTGGAATATCAACGGTACGCCGGTTACACTCAGCACAATCAACAGCGGCGGGTACAAGCTCTATTCATTGAGCCAGATAGCCGCAGAGCTGGGAGCAGGACTTGTGCATGGCAGCAGCGGAATCCAGCTCAATGACAGCAAAGGTCTACATAGTGTGCAGCTACAGGCAGGCGTGAAAAGCTATCAGGTTGATGGCGAGACCCTGGAATTCACAGTGGCCCCGGTAGTGCGTAACAGCAAAACGTATGTGGAGCTGACGAAGCTGGTTACGGCGCTTGGCGGTGAGCTGGAGGCCGATGCTCACACGATTCTGAGCTTCGCCCGGCCTGCCGGTTCATTTGACACTCTTCACTGGAGCGCTGACGGTGGCCTGATTGCGAATCAGAGCGACGCTGAATCCACCCTGCTCTATAAATTCACTCAGACTCCAGGTAACTATGATCTGTTCTCTTCCAGCGAAAGTGCGGTGGATTTCGCAGTCTCCGCCGACCAGCAGTGGGGCGCATTCAGCGATGAGACCGGCCAGCTGAAGCTGATCAACTTGTCCACCGGCTTAATCAGTCCGCTCGGCAAGGACACCAGCGTGAAGACAGATATCGTGTGGTCGAGTGACGGCAAGACGCTCTATTTCGTCCAGGGCGACAAGCAGGAGAAGCTGGCACAGATTTCAGTAGAGACCGGAGAGGTCAAGGCTCTGCTTGAAGATAAAGTAGAGAATAAATCGGAGCTTCGCATATCGGCAGACGGCAAAAGCGCAGTGTACATTGTCAACATCACTGGTACCGCCAAGAATGATGCCGACAGCACAGAAGATTCACTTACAGTAGACTTCAGCAAGGCCGGAGAACAGCTCTATAAGCTGGATCTTACTACCAAAGGTGCTAAGCCGGCAGCGTTGACTACTACACCTGACAACAAGCTGTATCCTGAGATTCTGGCAAACGGCAGCGTATCATACCTCAGTGCGGATGCGGACGGCAATGCCGCTAACACGCTAAAGCTGATTACAGCAGATGGTAAAAGCACAGATATCGCCCTCGGTGCAGAGGTGAACTGGTCCACAGGGGTTAGTACGGGCCTCGTAGTCTCCGGGACTACAACGGACGGGAGCACGGTAATCTACTCTATTGCAGGCAGCGCAGCTCCGGTTGAACTGTACCGGACAGCCGAAGATGTATCAGAAGTAGCGGTATCGGCAGACGGCAGCAAGCTGGGGATCATCAGCGACGGCAAGGTACTGGTCATTCAGAACGGCAAAGCGCTGCAACTGTCAGGCTCACCGGAAGTTGCTAATTAA
- the pstA gene encoding phosphate ABC transporter permease PstA — MNGFTRTRHTARAQRRNKLATIGFYTLGVLVMLLIFWLLFTILSKGLPSLRPDFLLKQPEEIDPGGGIGPVLFNSFYILFISLLISVPIGIGAGIYMAEYAPDNAFTGALRICVESLASVPSIVFGLLGLAIFAEYFGVGLTILGGGVSLALLNLPMLARVTEEAVRAVPGEIREAGYALGMTKFHVIRKVVVPVALPAIVTGVCLVAGRAFGESAVILLTAGLSTSGEMWDFNLFSPGETLAVHLWYVQSEAIVEDARQIADKSAAVLVFVVLLINFMFRFPLWLGNRRRGR, encoded by the coding sequence ATGAACGGATTCACGCGCACACGCCATACGGCCAGAGCCCAGCGGCGTAATAAACTGGCTACCATCGGCTTCTATACGCTGGGCGTTCTGGTCATGCTGCTGATCTTCTGGCTGCTGTTCACCATCCTGAGCAAAGGCTTGCCTTCGCTCAGACCTGATTTCCTGCTCAAGCAGCCGGAGGAGATCGATCCCGGCGGCGGGATTGGTCCCGTCCTGTTCAACTCCTTCTATATCCTGTTCATCTCTCTCTTGATCTCGGTTCCCATCGGGATCGGGGCAGGGATCTATATGGCGGAGTACGCGCCGGATAATGCCTTCACGGGTGCGTTGCGCATCTGCGTGGAATCCCTGGCCTCGGTGCCGTCCATCGTGTTCGGTCTGCTGGGCCTTGCGATCTTCGCCGAGTACTTCGGCGTCGGCCTGACGATCCTCGGCGGGGGAGTCAGCCTGGCGCTGCTGAATCTGCCGATGCTGGCCCGCGTCACGGAGGAAGCGGTGCGAGCGGTTCCCGGCGAGATCCGTGAAGCCGGCTATGCCCTCGGCATGACGAAGTTCCATGTCATCCGCAAGGTCGTCGTGCCGGTAGCCCTTCCGGCCATCGTCACCGGCGTCTGCCTGGTGGCTGGACGCGCCTTCGGGGAGTCGGCGGTCATCCTCCTGACCGCCGGACTCAGCACCTCAGGCGAGATGTGGGACTTCAACCTGTTCTCACCGGGTGAGACTCTGGCTGTGCATCTGTGGTACGTGCAGTCTGAGGCCATTGTCGAGGATGCGCGGCAAATCGCGGATAAGTCTGCCGCCGTGTTGGTCTTTGTCGTGCTGCTGATCAACTTTATGTTCCGCTTCCCGCTGTGGCTGGGCAACCGCCGCCGGGGACGCTGA
- the pstC gene encoding phosphate ABC transporter permease subunit PstC produces the protein MGAPVHSLTAKTQTSLEEVKRNTKRHRRHLLGNSISRYYFLFSILALCLVLGLVIVFIGKTALLLFTRISPQDFFFSFNWTPEEDAFGAAAFIVNTLSLTALTLVIAVPISVGMAVLCAEIAPKWLKSFIRPVLDLLVGIPSIVYGYLGLTVLLPFLRRVSGEGLGDGLLAAALVLALMVLPTICRISDDAIVAVPRKYRDAAYALGSTRLQVIMRVVLPAASRGIISAVILGMTRAVGETMAVVMVIGNTPQLAKSLFAPTSVLTSNIVMQISNVEFDSTWNYSLHMMAFLLLLISFVLILIIRLLGRKRRDA, from the coding sequence ATGGGGGCACCGGTTCATAGCCTGACAGCGAAGACACAGACAAGCCTAGAGGAAGTCAAACGTAACACCAAAAGGCACCGCAGACATCTGCTGGGCAACAGCATCTCCCGTTATTATTTCTTATTCAGCATCCTTGCGCTCTGTCTTGTGCTGGGACTAGTTATTGTATTCATTGGCAAAACGGCGCTGCTGCTCTTCACCCGCATCTCCCCGCAGGACTTCTTCTTCTCGTTCAACTGGACGCCGGAAGAGGATGCCTTCGGCGCAGCCGCCTTCATCGTAAATACATTGTCGCTTACCGCGCTGACCCTGGTCATTGCCGTGCCCATCTCGGTTGGGATGGCTGTGCTCTGTGCGGAGATTGCCCCGAAGTGGCTGAAGAGCTTCATCCGTCCGGTACTGGATCTGCTGGTCGGTATTCCTTCTATTGTATATGGCTATCTAGGCTTGACCGTGCTGCTGCCCTTCCTGCGCAGAGTCAGCGGAGAAGGTCTCGGGGACGGACTGCTCGCTGCCGCACTCGTGCTGGCATTGATGGTACTGCCGACCATCTGCCGGATCAGCGATGATGCTATTGTGGCTGTTCCGCGCAAATACCGCGACGCTGCCTATGCGCTCGGTTCGACCCGCCTTCAAGTCATTATGCGCGTCGTGCTGCCCGCTGCCAGCCGGGGCATTATCTCGGCAGTGATTCTGGGCATGACCCGCGCAGTCGGGGAGACCATGGCGGTGGTGATGGTCATCGGCAATACGCCGCAGCTGGCGAAGAGCCTGTTCGCACCCACCTCGGTGTTGACCAGTAATATCGTGATGCAGATTTCCAACGTGGAGTTCGACTCCACCTGGAACTACTCCCTGCATATGATGGCCTTCCTGCTGCTGCTGATCTCGTTTGTACTGATTCTGATTATCCGGCTCCTGGGCCGCAAACGGAGGGATGCCTGA
- a CDS encoding ABC transporter ATP-binding protein has product MEEIGVNEGKPVIEVTHVNRAFGNKTVLKDITLQVNQAETFGILGPSGSGKTTLVKLLTGIDEVTSGEVTVLGVRMPKLAMLQQIGYMAQSDALYTELSAKENLEFFAALYGLKGGNRTRRIGDVMELVNLQEHLRRRVDQYSGGMKRRLSLAIALLHEPPLLLLDEPTVGIDPVLRQSIWKELKALNRKGTTIVLTTHVMDEAEKCDRLAMIRDGVLLAADTPAGLLQATGAASIEEAFLYYGGVRR; this is encoded by the coding sequence ATGGAGGAGATTGGTGTGAATGAGGGAAAACCTGTCATTGAGGTTACTCATGTGAACCGGGCTTTTGGCAATAAAACGGTGTTGAAGGATATAACGCTTCAGGTGAATCAGGCAGAGACCTTCGGGATTCTGGGGCCATCCGGCTCCGGCAAAACCACGCTTGTCAAGCTGCTTACGGGCATAGATGAGGTAACCTCCGGTGAGGTCACCGTGCTGGGGGTGCGGATGCCGAAGCTTGCCATGCTCCAGCAAATTGGATATATGGCCCAGTCGGATGCCCTGTATACCGAGCTTAGCGCCAAGGAGAATCTGGAGTTCTTCGCTGCGCTCTATGGACTGAAGGGCGGCAACCGCACGCGGCGGATTGGGGATGTGATGGAACTGGTGAATCTGCAGGAGCATCTGCGGAGGCGGGTGGACCAATACTCCGGCGGCATGAAGCGCCGGCTGTCCCTGGCGATTGCCCTGTTGCACGAGCCGCCGCTGCTGCTGCTGGATGAACCAACCGTCGGCATCGATCCGGTGCTACGCCAGTCGATCTGGAAGGAGCTGAAGGCGCTGAACCGCAAGGGAACAACGATTGTTCTGACCACGCATGTGATGGATGAGGCAGAGAAATGTGACCGGCTGGCGATGATCCGGGACGGCGTACTGCTGGCGGCCGATACTCCGGCTGGACTGCTTCAGGCTACCGGCGCCGCCAGCATTGAGGAAGCCTTCCTCTATTATGGAGGTGTACGCCGATGA
- a CDS encoding phosphate ABC transporter substrate-binding protein, producing MKIFKKFTVTALTAVIAVTASFAGVAAAADSLKGKITVNGSTALLPLTLQAAKEFQKLHPKVKIAASGKGSVTGPQAVKKGIADIGACDWDASIDVPGFKAFDGQVANKVAVIPFATIVNKNVGVDNLTTEQLKGIYAGKITNWKEVGGSDANIVVITRAFGSGTRVNYQAKALGGGDIVKKEKNYKETGSSGDMKTAVGTTPNAIGYIDLVYVTGGDIKAVKFNGVEANTDNVINGSYKIWAYGYYMTNGQPTGATKEFIEYVQSKKFQQGSLKKLKFIPISAMQS from the coding sequence ATGAAGATATTCAAAAAATTCACAGTTACAGCACTCACCGCGGTGATCGCGGTTACCGCATCCTTTGCAGGGGTGGCCGCAGCAGCGGACAGCCTCAAGGGTAAAATCACCGTTAACGGTTCTACAGCACTGCTTCCGCTGACGCTGCAGGCCGCTAAGGAATTCCAGAAGCTTCACCCTAAAGTGAAGATCGCCGCTTCCGGCAAGGGCTCCGTGACTGGACCGCAGGCCGTGAAGAAAGGTATTGCCGATATCGGAGCCTGCGACTGGGATGCCAGTATTGATGTTCCGGGCTTCAAGGCCTTTGACGGACAAGTGGCCAATAAGGTCGCTGTGATTCCTTTTGCAACCATCGTTAATAAGAATGTCGGAGTCGACAACCTGACTACAGAGCAGCTCAAAGGCATCTACGCCGGTAAAATCACCAACTGGAAAGAGGTCGGCGGATCGGATGCAAACATCGTAGTGATCACCCGTGCCTTCGGCTCCGGGACCCGCGTTAACTATCAGGCCAAAGCGCTGGGCGGCGGAGATATCGTGAAGAAAGAGAAGAACTACAAGGAAACCGGCTCCAGCGGTGACATGAAAACAGCTGTAGGTACAACGCCTAATGCTATCGGATACATCGACCTTGTCTATGTAACGGGCGGCGACATCAAGGCTGTGAAGTTCAACGGTGTGGAAGCTAACACGGATAACGTGATCAACGGCTCATACAAGATCTGGGCTTACGGCTACTACATGACGAACGGCCAGCCGACCGGCGCGACCAAAGAATTCATCGAATATGTACAGAGCAAGAAGTTCCAGCAGGGCTCGCTTAAGAAGCTTAAGTTCATTCCAATCTCTGCTATGCAATCCTAA